A genomic stretch from Photobacterium atrarenae includes:
- a CDS encoding site-specific integrase produces the protein MATNLWLSPHGFWYFRKVNLLPSGKRKETRKSLRTRCKRTAKEQVIKLLTCDQSSSSASTPAHLSQCNPPSLPVNITPDYLSAHLERYLVVKAKRCCERELLTIGRYIRRYITYLRQDEKADATSSATASSFLDSLTVAVPTKNKHASKIGWLDKRSDIEINNPFSQLKEKHPVASQEQRKAYSLAQAQLLIEQSSEFDEWKRWDVLLGRYTGMRCNEICQLHRDDIVQVEGIWCVSFNQDHDYKRLKTACSKRILPLPVHLPNQFNVDDFQRFVMSREGRLFPEATIYKGNCAQYFGKWFNRWRKKHHLPEFHSLRHLVATELKQAGQPEQFAAAILGHSHKNISFGRYGKSIPPKRLQNSMKAIAVSSVT, from the coding sequence ATGGCAACAAATCTCTGGTTATCGCCCCACGGGTTTTGGTACTTCCGTAAAGTAAATCTCTTGCCTTCTGGCAAACGTAAAGAAACCAGAAAAAGCCTGAGAACACGGTGTAAGCGCACAGCAAAAGAACAGGTGATCAAGCTGCTGACTTGCGATCAGTCATCATCCAGCGCTTCGACACCTGCACACCTCAGCCAATGTAACCCTCCCTCGTTACCTGTCAACATTACGCCTGACTATCTGTCCGCACACCTAGAGCGGTATCTTGTGGTTAAGGCTAAGCGCTGCTGCGAACGCGAGCTACTGACGATAGGACGGTATATCAGGCGGTACATTACGTATCTTAGGCAGGACGAGAAAGCAGATGCCACCAGTTCTGCCACCGCTTCCAGCTTTCTGGATTCATTAACTGTCGCCGTACCCACCAAGAACAAACATGCGAGCAAAATCGGGTGGTTGGATAAGCGCTCTGATATTGAAATTAATAACCCGTTCTCGCAGCTGAAAGAGAAGCACCCCGTTGCTAGTCAGGAGCAGAGGAAAGCATATAGTCTCGCACAAGCCCAGCTGTTAATTGAGCAGTCCTCTGAGTTTGACGAGTGGAAGCGGTGGGACGTCCTGTTGGGGCGCTATACCGGCATGCGGTGCAATGAAATTTGTCAGCTACACCGTGACGATATTGTTCAGGTGGAAGGTATCTGGTGCGTCAGTTTCAACCAGGATCATGACTATAAGCGCCTGAAGACAGCCTGCAGTAAGCGAATTTTGCCACTGCCCGTTCATCTGCCTAACCAGTTTAACGTTGATGACTTCCAGAGGTTTGTCATGAGCAGGGAAGGGCGACTGTTCCCTGAAGCGACCATCTACAAAGGAAATTGTGCCCAATACTTTGGTAAGTGGTTTAATCGCTGGCGGAAGAAACATCACCTTCCTGAATTCCATTCACTGCGTCATTTGGTGGCGACAGAATTAAAACAAGCTGGACAGCCAGAACAGTTTGCAGCTGCCATTCTAGGCCATTCGCATAAAAATATTTCATTTGGCAGGTACGGTAAGTCAATTCCGCCGAAACGGCTGCAAAATTCAATGAAAGCGATTGCAGTATCTAGTGTGACTTAA
- a CDS encoding Lrp/AsnC family transcriptional regulator has protein sequence MAQLDHTDKALLRLLQQDATISLAELAEAVNLTTTPCWKRLKRLEESGILRQRVALLDPVKLGLAFTAFVQIKTSNHSKEWYHGFAETVVEFPEVMEFYRMAGEYDYMMKVQVADMAAFDLFYKKLVNSIEGLTNVTSTFAMESLKYTTALPL, from the coding sequence ATGGCACAGCTGGATCATACCGACAAAGCGCTGCTGCGGTTATTGCAGCAAGATGCGACGATTTCACTGGCTGAACTTGCCGAGGCGGTGAACCTGACCACCACTCCTTGCTGGAAGCGGCTCAAGCGGCTGGAGGAAAGCGGGATCCTGCGCCAGCGGGTGGCGCTGCTCGATCCGGTCAAGCTGGGGCTGGCCTTTACCGCGTTTGTCCAAATCAAAACCAGTAATCATTCGAAAGAGTGGTATCACGGTTTTGCCGAAACCGTGGTTGAGTTTCCGGAAGTGATGGAGTTTTACCGTATGGCCGGTGAGTACGACTACATGATGAAAGTGCAGGTCGCGGATATGGCGGCTTTTGATTTGTTTTACAAAAAACTGGTCAACAGTATCGAAGGGCTGACCAATGTGACCTCGACATTTGCCATGGAGTCGCTGAAATATACAACTGCGTTACCCCTTTGA
- a CDS encoding ABC transporter transmembrane domain-containing protein yields the protein MQIFWQLRWYFRQQWRRYGGAIAILVLVSLFELLPPRAIGWIVDGVVAGTMQLPQMLAWLAGLAGLWFGVYLLRIVWRVWLFGAAAELGTVLRNRLYRHFSSHPPIFFERYKTGDLMARSTNDVNAVVMTAGEGVLTAADSLITGIAVLLVMTTMLSWELTVLALLPMPLMALAVFRFGRQLHTCFAKSQAAFSDLTEKTQESLNGVRMIRAFGLEQRQQADFATVVDQVGEKNLAVEKVDAKFDPVIQLTIGMSFFLSVAGGGYMVSQGRLTLGDLTAFVLYQGLMIWPMLAMAWLFNILERGSAAWDRLQHIFDESPEIVSGETQLEATGQSLTVDIHQFCWRGQSHPALSEVQFTLQPGMLLGLAGPIGSGKSTLMSLLLRQQELAQGSIFYGGVSILEADLNQWRSRFAVVSQAPFLFSRSVADNIALGKPDASMAEIREAARAACIDDDICQFPAGYDTLVGEKGITLSGGQKQRIAIARALLLGAEILVLDDALSAVDGKTEHQILTNLRRQKQQTVIVIAHRLTAMEQADTILVLQHGRIAERGNHAELLAAGRWYSEMYQYQKLERVIEGAQ from the coding sequence ATGCAGATTTTCTGGCAGCTGAGATGGTATTTTCGCCAACAGTGGCGCCGTTATGGCGGAGCGATTGCTATCTTGGTTCTGGTTTCGTTATTTGAGCTGTTGCCGCCGCGGGCAATCGGCTGGATCGTCGATGGCGTGGTGGCCGGGACGATGCAGCTGCCGCAGATGCTCGCTTGGCTGGCTGGCCTGGCCGGCCTGTGGTTCGGGGTGTATTTACTGCGCATTGTGTGGCGGGTCTGGCTGTTCGGCGCGGCTGCCGAGCTGGGGACGGTGCTGCGTAACCGGCTCTACCGTCACTTTTCTTCTCATCCGCCGATCTTCTTCGAGCGCTATAAAACCGGCGATCTGATGGCGCGCTCGACCAACGATGTCAACGCGGTGGTGATGACGGCCGGGGAGGGGGTGCTCACCGCGGCCGATTCGCTGATCACCGGGATCGCTGTCCTGCTGGTGATGACGACTATGCTGAGCTGGGAGCTGACGGTGCTGGCCTTGTTGCCGATGCCGCTGATGGCGTTGGCGGTGTTTCGCTTTGGTCGCCAGCTCCATACCTGCTTTGCCAAATCGCAGGCGGCTTTTTCAGATCTGACCGAAAAGACTCAGGAATCCCTCAACGGGGTTCGGATGATCCGGGCCTTTGGTCTGGAGCAGCGTCAGCAGGCGGATTTTGCCACTGTGGTGGATCAGGTCGGGGAGAAAAACCTGGCGGTGGAGAAAGTCGATGCCAAGTTTGATCCGGTGATCCAGCTGACTATCGGGATGTCCTTTTTCCTCAGCGTGGCCGGGGGCGGCTACATGGTATCGCAGGGCCGGTTGACCCTGGGGGATCTGACCGCCTTTGTCCTGTACCAGGGCCTGATGATTTGGCCGATGCTGGCGATGGCCTGGCTGTTTAATATTCTGGAGCGCGGCTCTGCGGCCTGGGACCGGTTGCAGCATATCTTTGATGAATCGCCGGAGATTGTGAGTGGCGAAACGCAGTTGGAAGCGACAGGTCAGTCACTGACGGTCGACATTCACCAGTTCTGCTGGCGCGGCCAGAGTCATCCGGCCCTGAGCGAGGTGCAGTTTACGCTTCAACCCGGCATGCTGCTCGGCCTCGCCGGGCCGATCGGCAGCGGCAAGTCGACCCTGATGTCGCTGCTGCTGCGTCAGCAGGAGCTGGCGCAAGGCAGTATCTTTTATGGCGGCGTCAGTATTCTTGAGGCGGATCTCAACCAGTGGCGCAGCCGCTTTGCGGTGGTGAGTCAGGCACCGTTCCTGTTCTCCCGCTCGGTTGCCGACAACATTGCGCTGGGGAAACCTGATGCGTCGATGGCGGAGATCCGCGAAGCAGCACGTGCGGCTTGCATTGATGACGACATCTGCCAGTTCCCGGCCGGGTATGACACCCTGGTCGGCGAAAAGGGGATCACCTTATCCGGCGGTCAGAAACAACGTATCGCGATTGCCCGCGCCTTGCTGCTTGGGGCAGAAATTCTGGTGCTGGATGATGCGCTGTCGGCGGTTGACGGCAAAACCGAGCACCAGATCCTGACCAACCTGCGGCGGCAGAAACAGCAAACCGTGATTGTGATTGCTCACCGTCTGACGGCAATGGAGCAGGCCGATACCATCCTGGTGCTGCAACATGGCCGGATCGCCGAGCGGGGCAACCACGCAGAGTTACTGGCTGCCGGGCGCTGGTATAGCGAAATGTATCAATATCAGAAACTGGAACGTGTCATCGAGGGGGCGCAATGA
- the prmB gene encoding 50S ribosomal protein L3 N(5)-glutamine methyltransferase → MDKIFVDEAVNELHTLQDMLRWTVSRFNAAGLFYGHGTDNAWDEAVQLVLPTLYLPLDIPSEVRFSRLTSSERLRIVERVIRRINERTPVAYLTNKAWFCGLEFFVDERVLVPRSPIGELIENGFEPFLAEPPTRIMDLCTGSGCIGIACAHAFPDAEVDIVDISTDALAVAEQNIHDHGLEQQVIPLRSDLLRDVPKDQYDLIVSNPPYVDQEDMDSLPDEFRHEPELGLAAGSDGLKLVRRILANAPDYLKENGVLICEVGNSMVHMEEQYPNIPFTWIEFENGGHGVFMMTREQLVACQDEFKLYRD, encoded by the coding sequence TTGGATAAGATTTTTGTCGACGAGGCTGTCAACGAACTTCATACATTGCAGGACATGCTACGTTGGACGGTTAGCCGTTTCAATGCTGCCGGTCTTTTTTATGGTCACGGGACAGATAACGCCTGGGACGAGGCGGTACAGCTGGTACTGCCAACGCTGTATCTGCCTTTAGATATCCCGTCAGAAGTGCGTTTTTCCCGCCTGACCAGCAGTGAGCGCCTGCGTATTGTTGAGCGGGTGATCCGCCGGATCAATGAGCGGACACCGGTCGCGTACCTGACCAACAAGGCCTGGTTCTGCGGCTTGGAATTCTTCGTCGACGAGCGGGTGTTGGTGCCACGCTCTCCGATCGGGGAGCTGATTGAGAATGGCTTCGAACCGTTCCTTGCGGAGCCGCCAACCCGGATCATGGATTTGTGTACCGGCTCTGGTTGTATCGGCATCGCTTGTGCCCATGCGTTCCCGGACGCCGAAGTGGACATCGTCGATATCTCGACTGATGCGCTGGCGGTGGCCGAGCAGAACATTCATGATCACGGGCTGGAGCAGCAGGTGATCCCGCTGCGCTCGGATCTGCTGCGCGATGTACCAAAAGATCAATATGACTTGATCGTCTCCAACCCCCCATATGTGGATCAGGAAGACATGGACAGCCTGCCGGATGAGTTCCGCCATGAGCCGGAGCTGGGTCTGGCAGCCGGAAGCGATGGTCTGAAGCTGGTGCGCCGGATCCTGGCCAACGCCCCGGATTACCTGAAAGAGAACGGGGTGCTGATCTGTGAGGTGGGCAACTCCATGGTTCACATGGAAGAGCAGTACCCGAACATTCCATTTACCTGGATTGAGTTTGAAAACGGTGGCCACGGTGTATTCATGATGACCCGTGAGCAGCTGGTGGCTTGCCAGGATGAATTTAAGCTGTATCGCGATTAA
- a CDS encoding SmdB family multidrug efflux ABC transporter permease/ATP-binding protein: MTDHTINKAVLRRLLSYALDDPKKLGYAILLLLVASLADVSGPWLIQHFIDHYIARDQYPLDMVAGLALAYVALMLTAAWFRYKQSLQFNQIAISVVQRVRKQLFERMINQPLSAFDYMPTGKLVSRITNDTESIKDFYVFVIGTVLKNVVLIAVMLVVMCLLSPRLAAVVAVLLPVVMAIMVIYQRKSADAYRTMRDLLADINASMSESIQGMSLIQLMRQEQAFSQQFSVLTRRHLASQIGVMKLNGLLLRPLIDFLSGVALLSLVALFGVSGTELIGVGVLYAFISYLGRVTEPLIELTQQLSLLQQAMVASERIFGFIDARQQAYGDDTRPLASGQLACRNVSFSYDGQQSVLDGIDVELPHRGFLALVGHTGSGKSTLASLMMGFYPLTEGELTLDGRPLASLAQSVLREGIAMVQQDPHVLSDTVRENVRLGRAVSDDDIWQALEKVGLAGQIRLYDAGLDTRLGSGEANLSAGQKQLLALARVLVARPKILILDEATANIDSGTEHQIQQALQILRQDMSIVVIAHRLSTIIEADEILVLSRGQIIERGNHPQLLTQQGHYWQMYQLQQAGEHLHKLEESAGVPEAS, from the coding sequence ATGACCGATCATACCATCAATAAGGCCGTGTTGCGGCGGCTGCTTAGCTACGCACTGGATGATCCCAAAAAGCTGGGTTATGCCATCTTGCTGCTGCTGGTCGCTTCACTCGCTGATGTGTCTGGCCCTTGGCTGATCCAGCACTTTATTGATCATTATATCGCCCGTGATCAGTATCCGCTGGATATGGTAGCAGGACTGGCGCTGGCCTATGTGGCCCTGATGCTGACGGCGGCCTGGTTTCGCTACAAACAGTCGCTGCAGTTTAACCAGATTGCGATCAGCGTGGTGCAGCGGGTGCGCAAGCAGCTGTTCGAGCGGATGATCAACCAGCCGTTGTCGGCGTTTGACTATATGCCGACCGGCAAACTGGTATCGCGGATCACCAATGATACGGAGTCGATCAAAGACTTTTATGTCTTCGTCATCGGCACCGTACTGAAGAATGTGGTGTTGATCGCCGTGATGCTGGTGGTGATGTGCCTGCTGAGCCCTAGGCTGGCCGCTGTGGTCGCTGTCTTGCTGCCGGTCGTGATGGCAATCATGGTGATTTACCAGCGCAAAAGTGCCGATGCCTACCGGACCATGCGTGATTTGCTGGCCGATATCAATGCCTCGATGAGCGAGTCGATTCAGGGCATGAGCCTGATCCAGCTGATGCGCCAGGAGCAGGCGTTCAGCCAGCAGTTTTCGGTGCTCACCCGACGTCACCTGGCTTCGCAAATTGGGGTGATGAAGCTTAATGGCCTGCTGTTGCGGCCGTTGATCGACTTTCTATCCGGGGTGGCCTTGCTATCGCTGGTGGCCCTGTTCGGTGTCAGTGGCACGGAGCTGATCGGGGTCGGGGTGCTGTATGCATTCATCAGTTATCTCGGCCGGGTGACCGAGCCGCTGATCGAGCTGACCCAGCAGCTGTCTTTATTGCAGCAGGCCATGGTCGCCAGTGAGCGGATCTTCGGCTTTATCGATGCCAGGCAGCAGGCATATGGCGATGATACCCGGCCGCTGGCATCCGGCCAGTTGGCTTGCCGCAATGTCTCGTTCAGTTATGACGGTCAGCAATCGGTGCTGGACGGGATTGATGTCGAGCTGCCGCATCGTGGCTTCCTGGCGTTGGTTGGTCATACCGGCAGCGGCAAAAGTACGCTGGCGTCGCTGATGATGGGCTTCTATCCGCTGACCGAGGGAGAGCTGACGCTGGATGGCCGGCCGTTGGCTTCGCTGGCTCAGTCTGTGCTGCGTGAAGGCATCGCTATGGTGCAGCAGGACCCGCATGTTCTCAGTGATACCGTGCGGGAAAACGTTCGCCTCGGTCGGGCGGTGAGTGATGATGATATCTGGCAGGCACTGGAGAAAGTCGGACTGGCGGGGCAAATCCGCCTGTATGACGCGGGCTTGGATACCCGGTTGGGGAGCGGCGAAGCCAATTTATCCGCCGGGCAGAAACAGTTGCTGGCACTGGCCCGGGTACTGGTGGCCCGGCCGAAGATCCTGATCCTCGATGAGGCGACAGCCAATATTGACTCCGGGACCGAGCATCAGATCCAGCAGGCGCTGCAGATATTGCGTCAGGATATGAGTATCGTGGTTATTGCCCACCGGCTGTCGACCATCATCGAGGCCGATGAAATACTGGTGCTGAGCCGGGGACAGATCATCGAACGCGGTAATCACCCGCAGCTGCTGACGCAGCAGGGCCATTATTGGCAGATGTATCAGCTGCAACAGGCTGGTGAGCATTTGCATAAGCTCGAAGAATCGGCAGGCGTGCCGGAGGCGTCATAA
- a CDS encoding YbaY family lipoprotein: protein MKKLFTLFSALIVVLVISACTNLIQQNADVGTVEGTLAYRERVALPANARITVTLADVSKMDAPAEVISQQTFLADGQQVPIGFQLDFMKDQIKPNHSYAISARIEVGDKLYFITDTRNAVLTDPAVTTKLDIMLVKTR, encoded by the coding sequence ATGAAAAAGCTTTTTACACTGTTCTCAGCGTTAATCGTGGTTTTGGTGATTTCTGCCTGCACTAATTTAATCCAGCAAAACGCAGATGTCGGAACAGTGGAAGGCACGTTGGCATATCGTGAAAGAGTGGCCCTGCCGGCCAATGCGCGGATCACCGTGACCTTAGCGGATGTGTCTAAAATGGATGCTCCTGCTGAAGTGATCAGTCAACAAACCTTCCTGGCCGACGGCCAGCAAGTGCCGATTGGCTTTCAGCTCGATTTCATGAAAGACCAAATCAAACCCAACCATAGCTATGCGATTAGCGCGCGGATTGAAGTGGGCGACAAGCTGTACTTTATTACCGATACCCGTAATGCGGTACTGACCGATCCGGCAGTGACCACCAAACTGGATATCATGCTGGTGAAAACCCGCTGA
- the tesB gene encoding acyl-CoA thioesterase II, translating into MSKELNELLTLLHLEQLEQGLFRGQSEHLGLPQVYGGQVIGQSLSAAKETVDEHRQVHSFHSYFLRPGDPQKPIIYDVENLRDGRSFSTRRVKAVQYGRPIFYLTASYQAEEPGLSHQSTMPDVPPPESLQSEQALVHAIADKLPKQAVETFGSQRPIEVRPVTAVNPLAPKPEAPNQYLWIKANGAMPDDPRIHQYVLAYASDWGFLVTALHPHGVTLMTPGMKVATIDHSMWFHRPFRMDEWLLYAIDSPSASGSRGLVRGEIYNQRGELVASAVQEGLMRQRK; encoded by the coding sequence ATGAGTAAAGAACTGAATGAACTTCTCACTCTGTTACACTTAGAGCAGCTTGAGCAAGGGTTATTCCGTGGTCAGAGTGAACATTTGGGTCTGCCACAAGTCTATGGCGGCCAGGTGATTGGTCAATCCCTGTCGGCAGCCAAAGAAACTGTAGACGAGCACCGCCAGGTTCACTCTTTTCACAGTTACTTCCTGCGCCCGGGTGATCCGCAAAAGCCGATCATCTACGATGTTGAAAACCTGCGTGATGGCCGAAGCTTCAGCACCCGGCGCGTCAAAGCCGTCCAGTACGGCCGGCCGATTTTCTATCTCACCGCCTCTTACCAGGCCGAAGAGCCCGGCCTGAGCCACCAGTCTACCATGCCGGATGTGCCGCCCCCGGAGTCGCTGCAATCTGAGCAGGCACTGGTACACGCCATAGCCGACAAGCTGCCGAAGCAGGCTGTTGAGACCTTCGGCTCACAGCGCCCGATTGAGGTGCGCCCGGTGACCGCCGTCAACCCGCTGGCTCCCAAACCCGAAGCGCCCAACCAGTATCTCTGGATCAAGGCCAACGGCGCGATGCCCGATGATCCGCGGATCCACCAATATGTGCTCGCTTACGCGTCCGACTGGGGATTTCTGGTCACCGCCCTGCATCCCCATGGCGTCACCCTGATGACACCGGGCATGAAAGTCGCAACCATCGATCACTCCATGTGGTTCCACCGCCCGTTCCGGATGGACGAATGGCTGCTGTATGCCATCGACAGTCCGTCTGCCAGCGGCTCACGGGGTCTGGTGCGCGGCGAGATCTACAACCAGCGCGGCGAGCTGGTTGCCTCAGCCGTGCAAGAAGGCCTGATGCGTCAGAGAAAGTAG
- a CDS encoding MGMT family protein, with product MDDFAGQIYSQVHQIPLGKVSTYGDIAKFAGYPGYHRQVGRLMATLPEGTTLPWYRVVNAKGMISQQGDDLVRQRQRLLAEGVEVSEAGKLSLKTYRWDGR from the coding sequence ATGGACGATTTTGCAGGTCAAATCTATAGCCAGGTTCACCAAATTCCCCTAGGAAAAGTGTCGACTTATGGTGATATTGCCAAGTTTGCCGGCTACCCCGGCTATCACCGCCAGGTCGGACGCCTGATGGCCACACTACCGGAGGGTACAACGCTGCCCTGGTACCGTGTGGTCAATGCAAAGGGAATGATTTCCCAGCAAGGGGATGATTTAGTCCGTCAGCGGCAACGGTTACTGGCCGAAGGGGTTGAGGTGTCTGAAGCGGGCAAACTGTCACTGAAGACTTATCGTTGGGATGGCCGATAG
- the smrB gene encoding endonuclease SmrB produces the protein MSKKDLTLEDELALFQDAVKGVKKLSHDTIIAPRRQSPKANRPKVSEKESQNHEFYFSDEFEPHLDEHGPTQYARTGVSKYEVKKLRRGVYVPDMYLDMHGMTQREAKRELAAMIAACIKENVACACVMHGIGKHILKQKAPQWLAQHPDVMAFHQAPLEFGGDGALLVLIDIPER, from the coding sequence ATGAGTAAAAAAGATCTGACCCTGGAAGATGAACTGGCACTCTTTCAGGATGCGGTTAAGGGCGTAAAAAAGTTGTCGCATGATACCATAATCGCGCCGCGCCGACAGAGCCCGAAGGCGAATCGCCCCAAAGTGTCAGAAAAAGAGTCCCAGAACCACGAATTTTACTTTTCTGATGAATTCGAACCCCATCTGGATGAGCACGGGCCAACCCAGTATGCCCGTACCGGGGTATCAAAATATGAAGTGAAAAAGCTGCGCCGCGGCGTATACGTACCCGATATGTACCTGGATATGCACGGCATGACCCAGCGGGAGGCCAAGCGCGAGCTGGCGGCGATGATTGCCGCCTGTATCAAGGAAAATGTTGCCTGTGCCTGTGTGATGCACGGCATCGGCAAGCACATCCTGAAGCAAAAAGCACCGCAGTGGCTGGCCCAGCATCCGGATGTGATGGCCTTTCACCAGGCACCACTCGAGTTTGGCGGTGACGGCGCCCTGCTGGTGCTGATTGATATTCCCGAGCGCTAG
- the queC gene encoding 7-cyano-7-deazaguanine synthase QueC, giving the protein MRKAVVVFSGGQDSTTCLIQAMAQFDEVHCLTFDYGQRHKLEIEVAESICRELGVAAHKVMDVGLLNELAISSLTRDNIPVSHELQDNGLPNSFVPGRNILFLTLAGIYAYQIGADTVITGVCETDFSGYPDCRDAFVKSLNQSLVLGMDRSLHIATPLMWLNKAETWALADQYGKLNFVREKTLTCYNGVIGDGCGDCPSCDLRRAGLEDYLKNQSEIMAELVAKQQQAKA; this is encoded by the coding sequence ATGCGTAAAGCCGTAGTGGTTTTTAGTGGCGGCCAGGATTCCACCACCTGCCTGATCCAGGCGATGGCCCAGTTTGATGAAGTCCACTGTCTCACCTTCGATTATGGCCAGCGGCACAAGCTGGAAATTGAAGTCGCCGAGTCGATTTGCCGCGAGCTGGGTGTTGCTGCCCACAAGGTGATGGATGTCGGTCTGCTCAATGAGCTGGCGATCAGCTCCCTGACCCGTGACAACATTCCCGTTTCCCATGAACTCCAGGACAACGGCCTGCCGAATTCATTTGTCCCGGGCCGCAATATTCTGTTTCTGACCCTGGCGGGCATTTACGCTTACCAAATCGGGGCCGATACGGTGATCACCGGGGTATGCGAAACCGACTTCTCCGGCTACCCGGACTGCCGCGATGCGTTCGTCAAATCCCTCAACCAGTCGCTGGTGCTGGGAATGGATCGATCGCTCCACATCGCCACCCCGCTGATGTGGCTCAACAAAGCCGAAACCTGGGCGCTGGCCGATCAATACGGCAAGCTGAATTTTGTCCGGGAAAAAACCCTGACTTGCTACAATGGTGTGATTGGTGACGGCTGCGGCGACTGCCCGTCTTGCGATCTGCGCCGCGCCGGGCTGGAAGATTACCTTAAAAATCAATCAGAGATCATGGCCGAGCTGGTTGCCAAACAACAGCAAGCGAAGGCCTGA
- a CDS encoding PLP-dependent cysteine synthase family protein has protein sequence MCHDQQWINHAIRTIEADYQRSADTHLIKLDLPSLNGIDIYLKDESTHPTGSLKHRLARSLFLYALCNGWIGKDTPIIESSSGSTAVSEAYFARMLGLPFIAVVPRKTARKKIEQIEFYGGRAHFVDSPGAIYDESRRLAKELGGHYMDQFTYAERATDWRGNNNIANSIFEQMKLEAHPIPTWIVMSPGTGGTSATIGRYIRYQMHATSLCVVDPENSVFHDYYKSRDPALTSPACSRIEGIGRPRVEPSFIPDVVDEMRTIPDAASIATVHWLEKLLGRKAGASTGTNLYGVLQLASEMKARGETGSIVTLLCDSGERYLDTYFDTQWVRDNIGDIAPYLSQLETFEQTGTL, from the coding sequence ATGTGCCATGATCAACAGTGGATTAATCATGCAATCCGAACCATTGAAGCAGACTACCAGCGCTCTGCCGATACTCATTTGATCAAGCTCGACTTGCCGAGCCTGAATGGCATTGACATCTACCTCAAGGATGAAAGCACCCACCCGACCGGCAGCCTCAAGCACCGCCTGGCCCGCTCGCTGTTTCTGTATGCTCTGTGTAATGGCTGGATCGGCAAAGACACCCCGATCATCGAGTCCTCCTCCGGCAGCACTGCGGTATCTGAAGCCTACTTTGCCCGGATGCTGGGCCTGCCGTTTATTGCCGTAGTGCCGCGCAAAACCGCCCGCAAGAAAATCGAGCAAATCGAGTTCTACGGCGGCCGCGCCCATTTTGTCGACAGCCCGGGCGCAATCTATGACGAGTCCCGGCGGCTAGCGAAAGAGCTGGGGGGCCACTATATGGACCAGTTCACCTACGCCGAGCGCGCGACCGACTGGCGCGGCAACAACAATATTGCCAACAGTATTTTCGAGCAGATGAAACTGGAAGCCCACCCAATCCCGACCTGGATTGTGATGAGCCCGGGCACCGGCGGCACCTCCGCCACCATCGGCCGCTACATTCGCTACCAGATGCATGCCACCAGCCTGTGTGTGGTCGATCCGGAAAACTCAGTGTTCCATGACTACTACAAGTCGCGCGATCCTGCCCTGACCAGCCCGGCCTGTAGCCGGATTGAAGGCATCGGCCGCCCGCGGGTCGAGCCGAGCTTTATCCCCGATGTAGTCGATGAGATGCGCACCATCCCGGATGCCGCCAGTATTGCCACCGTCCACTGGCTGGAAAAACTGCTCGGGCGCAAAGCCGGCGCCTCCACCGGCACCAACCTGTACGGCGTGTTGCAGCTGGCCAGCGAAATGAAAGCCCGTGGCGAAACCGGCTCGATTGTCACCTTGCTGTGCGACAGCGGCGAGCGCTACCTCGATACCTACTTCGACACCCAGTGGGTCCGCGACAACATCGGCGATATTGCCCCTTATCTCAGCCAGCTGGAAACCTTTGAGCAAACCGGCACGTTGTAA